The Maylandia zebra isolate NMK-2024a linkage group LG7, Mzebra_GT3a, whole genome shotgun sequence genome contains a region encoding:
- the LOC101486083 gene encoding thromboxane-A synthase-like, translating into MQAAGDFLNVFNTEASKISVTLFLIFLGLLYWYSVRPFSVLSRCGIKHPKPVPFFGNLFMFQQGFFKPLNDLIKTYGKVCGYYLGRRPVVVVADPDMLRQVLVKDFSSFPNRRRFMFAKKPISDCLLQLKNERWKRVRSVLTPSFSAAKMKEMVPLIKTATDALMKNLNVHAESGEAFDIHRYFGYFTMDVIASVAFATQVDSQNNPDDPFVQHAQMAFTNNFFRPILLLFFAFPSIMAPLSRFIPSKRQDKMNNFFINSIHKIIKQREEQPPEQRRRDFLQLILDARATEECVSLERFDTSNDAHETDVRNQQTQSSGTVQENGSQQEQSVRRPQKKMMTEDEIVGQAFVFLLAGYETSSSTLAFTCYLLALHPECQLRVQKEVDDFYTRHDSPDYTNVQELKYLDMVICEALRLYPPGFRFAREIEHDCVVNGQQLPKGAILDIPAGFLHYDPEHWPEPEKFIPERFTPEAKASRHPFVYLPFGAGPRNCVGMKLAQLEIKLALMHLFHNFNITACSKTEVPLELKSLSTLGPKNGVCVKISRRSK; encoded by the exons ATGCAGGCTGCAGGTGACTTTCTAAATGTATTCAACACTGAGGCCAGCAAGATATCTGTGACACTCTTCCTCATTTTTCTTGGTCTCCTCTACTG GTATTCAGTCCGTCCCTTCTCAGTCCTCTCACGATGTGGCATCAAACATCCAAAGCCAGTGCCTTTCTTTGGCAACTTATTCATGTTTCAGCAG ggttttttcaAACCTCTGAATGATCTTATCAAAACATATGGTAAAGTATGTGG GTATTATTTGGGCCGCAGACCAGTGGTAGTGGTAGCAGACCCTGATATGCTCAGACAAGTGCTGGTGAAGGACTTCAGCAGCTTCCCTAATAGAAGG AGATTTATGTTTGCCAAAAAGCCTATATCCGATTGCTTGCTCCAGTTAAAGAATGAACGCTGGAAACGAGTGCGGAGCGTCCTGACCCCATCTTTCAGTGCTGCCAAGATGAAAGAA ATGGTTCCGCTCATCAAAACAGCCACTGATGCCCTGATGAAGAATCTGAATGTCCACGCTGAGTCAGGAGAGGCCTTTGACATCCATAG ATACTTTGGCTACTTTACCATGGATGTTATTGCCAGTGTGGCATTTGCAACTCAGGTGGACTCGCAGAACAACCCAGATGACCCGTTTGTCCAACACGCTCAGATGGCCTTCACCAATAATTTCTTCAGGCCtattttgttacttttct TTGCTTTTCCCTCCATCATGGCTCCTCTGTCGAGGTTCATACCCAGCAAAAGACAAGACAAGATGAATAATTTCTTCATTAACAGCATTCACAAAATCATCAAACAGAGAGAGGAGCAGCCTCCTGAGCAG AGGCGTAGAGACTTCCTTCAGCTGATATTAGATGCTCGAGCCACTGAAGAGTGTGTGTCATTGGAGCGCTTTGACACATCAAACGATGCTCATGAGACTGATGTCAGGAACCAGCAGACCCAGTCTTCAGGCACAGTTCAAGAAAACGGGAGCCAGCAGGAGCAGTCTGTCAGGCGTCCACAGAAAAAGATGATGACTGAGGATGAGATTGTTGGTCAGGCTTTCGTCTTCCTCCTGGCAGGCTATGAAACCAGTAGCAGCACTCTGGCGTTCACCTGCTACCTCTTGGCCCTCCACCCTGAATGTCAACTCAGAGTACAGAAAGAGGTGGATGATTTCTACACTAGACAT GACTCACCTGATTACACAAATGTGCAGGAGCTGAAGTATTTGGACATGGTTATATGTGAAGCATTACGCCTCTACCCTCCTGGATTCAG GTTTGCACGAGAAATAGAACATGACTGTGTGGTGAATGGTCAGCAACTTCCTAAAGGAGCAATACTGGATATCCCTGCAGGCTTCCTCCATTATGACCCAGAACACTGGCCCGAGCCTGAGAAGTTCATTCCTGAGAG GTTTACACCAGAGGCCAAGGCCAGTCGACATCCATTCGTATACCTACCATTTGGGGCTGGCCCCCGTAACTGTGTGGGAATGAAGCTCGCCCAGCTTGAAATCAAACTGGCTTTAATGCATCTGTTCCACAACTTCAACATCACTGCCTGCTCTAAGACTGAG GTTCCTCTTGAGTTGAAGTCGTTAAGCACTCTTGGTCCTAAAAATGGTGTTTGTGTGAAAATTTCCAGAAGGAGCAAGTGA